In Oceanobacillus sp. FSL K6-2867, one DNA window encodes the following:
- a CDS encoding DUF3889 domain-containing protein — translation MNPYYPYWPNRSYNVHDPHQYMPYGQQPAAYDNQHAYPINTDYFDRQQTVRGQATWTDGGQVTKCGIAWSENEYMTAAVGENSPYECGQMLKIRNISAPYGREIIVKVVDQVSGYPANRINLHRRAFEALGVNTSVGVINIEIIPSPELEQEKWGKYLLEVTEAAYPNFNVTDYNAIGKTMLSHSLVRETFEFVLQSPQETLRVQGIVVYNPNTDRIVSFNLQEVQ, via the coding sequence ATGAATCCTTATTATCCTTACTGGCCGAATAGAAGTTATAATGTACATGATCCTCATCAATACATGCCATATGGACAGCAGCCTGCTGCTTATGATAATCAGCATGCTTATCCAATCAATACTGATTATTTTGATCGTCAGCAAACGGTTAGAGGTCAAGCTACATGGACAGATGGGGGACAAGTAACAAAATGCGGTATAGCTTGGTCAGAAAATGAGTATATGACAGCAGCTGTTGGAGAAAATTCCCCCTATGAATGTGGACAAATGCTTAAAATCAGAAATATTTCTGCTCCATATGGGAGAGAAATTATTGTAAAAGTCGTCGATCAAGTTTCGGGCTATCCGGCGAATCGGATCAATTTACATCGAAGGGCATTTGAAGCATTGGGCGTTAACACAAGTGTGGGAGTCATTAATATTGAAATCATTCCTTCACCTGAATTGGAGCAAGAAAAATGGGGGAAATATTTATTGGAAGTTACCGAAGCGGCGTATCCAAACTTTAATGTTACCGACTATAATGCAATTGGAAAAACAATGCTCTCCCATTCCTTAGTTAGAGAAACATTTGAATTTGTTTTACAGTCACCTCAAGAAACGTTGAGAGTACAAGGAATTGTTGTTTATAATCCGAACACAGATCGAATTGTTTCATTTAATTTACAGGAAGTT